The Brassica oleracea var. oleracea cultivar TO1000 chromosome C7, BOL, whole genome shotgun sequence sequence TTTTTCTTTCTTATAAATACATGTATTTTTTAAAACCTTTATCTATTAAAAAATAGTCTTTTGTGAAAAATCAGTTTCACAAAAACTTAGATTCTTTCTCTTCCGCTATATTTGTGATAAACCGTGATTAGAGCTCATCGTGATTTGTGACAGAAAGGGGAGAAGATCAGATGAAGAGCATATATAGAAGAGAAATAAAGAGGAAGAAGATAAGGGATAAACCCATTTGTTAATTGATCATTTGATAGTTTCTTACAAAGACGAGGCATAGTTATATAATAAAACGTAAATAATAGACTTGGGCTTCTCTTGATTACTTTCCTTCCGAGGCCCATTTAAAACCCATTTGAGGACTTCTCAATACTCTTTGGTTGAGAACAACCTCCTTGTCCACAAGGTTGAGAAGTATATCCCTTTCCTTTGACAGTATCCTCCATGATCCGTAATGCTCAGATAGATACATATCCGGTGGTCTCGGTGAATGGAACCAGTCACCAGTGAGGTTGAGAGTCCATCTACCATCTCCTACTACTGAAACATCTCCTAACAAGTCTATAAATCACCTGCAGCTTCAATATCGACAGACTTGTTATAGCAACCTTCATAGCAGGGGAACATCCAAGTAGATCATACGTCTGAGAACCCGTCACTCTCACACCTTTTGTGTTTATCAAAGATATGATGTACATGTTTATCCGAGAAATGAAATCAGCTTTAAAAACTGCAGACAGCAACTCCAACGCTAGCAAAAGCGTAGCAAACTCAGTAACAAACAGCTGAATATGCACATCTCGGTTTCCACATCCCATGACACCCGTATCAGCTTTGAGAGTGTATGGATCACTGGAAAGTGGGGTTGAACTGGATTTCTCAGTGGGCAGTTCCATGATTTGATGCTTCACCATTAAATCAGCTTCAAACATCATCTCAGACTTCATCGTTGTACTCACGAGTGTAGGGACTGAGAGCTGATTCTGGTCAGAGCATCAGCTTGGAATCTTTTGGCTTAATACAAGCAGCTCTAGTGTACTCCCTGGTAGAATAACAACCTTGTCCGCAAGGCTTCATAAGCCAAAAACTGAAACTGTAATCACAACTAACCAACTTGATAAAGTCTTTTAACTCTTTAGAGGTCTTGTAACACCGAGCAACAAAAACTTGACCACAATCTCAATTCTTCGGTGCCGTGAATTGTCTTGACACTTGAGCCTTGTCGCAGCTCGACGAAGCACTTGATTTGGCCTGGATCCCACACATCTTGAGTTTCTTTATGCGCATAAGATCTTGAGTTGTTCTTCATGACAACCATACTGACACTCATCTTTCGAGAACTCACCAAGATCATAGGATCTGCAACAACTGTTGAATCTCCATGTTTCTTCCTAAATTTATTAGACCTGACTTGTTGAACAAAAGAAGGTTCAACACATCCTTTGTAGTTTCTCACATTTCCAAACTCAAACTCCATTGTTCCTCCATCTTCAAGAGACTCTTATCACTGTATATACCTCACCATGTTCCAGCTCTCTCACATCTTTGGCTAAGTTGTTTGAATCCGATGTGCATCTCTCCGGCTTCTGATTCAAGGAACAATCTCTAACACCTGTGTCCACGCCGCTGATACGCCAATACTTTCACTCTGCCAATGAGCAATGAAGAATACTCACATCCCTTTGTGCCTCTGCACCGGAGAGTGGCTCTTTAGGTGACCTCGTAGCTATTTTTGCGCCATCTCGCATCCTTCCTTCTTGTTTCACATTGTTACTATTATCCCTGATACGGATGCAATCTTCAATCCACTGAGACACATCCATTGCTTCGTTGAGTGTGCTCAGTTAGTGTAGTCGGACCTCGTCCTGCAGCTGTTGTCGCAATCTCCTTATGAAAACGCTTACCAAGTAGAGGAATAAGCTTTGGTGTACTAGCTTCAAACATCTTTATGTACTCTTGAACAGAAGCTGGTTGAGAAATTCCTGCTGTAAACCCTCCTACTCCGTCAACTTCTTTAGGCCAGATCAGTTTCTGTGAGTGAAGACGACAGAACAAGCCATGCTCCAATTTAGGCTGATCACACATATCTCCTACACAAACCCTTCCCTCCAAAACCAAAGGAATTGAAGATTTTTCCAGTGTTGGTGATGTAAAGCCATAACCAAAGCGTTGAAAGCTCCGCAACAACCCCGTCTTAACCATTACTTTCTTCACCATTCGATTCTTATAACGCCTCCAAGAACCAAGGTTTGAAGACATTCCATACCTCTTGCAAGCTTTGGCCAGATCATTTCCTGTAGCTTTATCTGAAACAAAACAACTTCTCTTCATTGATCTACTGCTCATAGCCAATGACCACCTGTAGATCCGCGCCCTTAACGTTCAACTCCGATTCTGAAAGAAATTTGAAACCCATTTTCTCGGCTTCTTTATCTTCTTCCAACATTTCTGAAACTTCAAACGCTCAGGATCTGTAGAAGTAACACAGAAAGTCTCATCCACCAAGTGTTCGACGAAATTCCTCATAGAGTTTCCGAGATTTCTGCTTGTTTCAAGGTGAGCAAACGTCTTTGTAGCTTCGATATGAAGAATCGTCCTTCCACGAACTCAAAACTTTCTGGGAACTGTTCCACCGGATCGAGAACGGACTTCTTATACGGGTCTTCGCAATCTTGATCGATGTCTTCAGGCAACGGATCTGAGTCATCTTCAATCGCCACAATCTCGCGGAGCTCCGTGACCGCCGATTTCACGATCCACAACTGTTGCGACCTCAGCACCATCTCGTGTGCATGAGACTCTGCCTCACGAGAAAGAGCCAGCATATGTTGATTTTCAGCCCTCATTTCCGTCTTCAGCGGTACCATCTTATCCATTAGATCTATCCTTTCGCCAGAGATTCAACACACCGGAAACGCACCGTCAAGAGGATGAATGTGCTCTCATACCATTGATAAATCCTGATCAGAGCTCATCGTGATTTGTAATAGAAAGGAGAGAAGATCAGAAGAAGAGCAGAGATAGAAGAGAAATAGAGAGGAAGAAGATAATGGATAAACCTATTTGTTAATTGATCATTTGATAATTTCTTACAAAGACAAGGCAAAGTTTTTTTTTTTGGCAACGACAAGGCAAAGTTATACTCCCGTTTTATAATTGTCCACGTATAATAACGAAATCGTTAAATTTTTATATTTTCTAAACAAAAACTTCATTAATTATTTATCTTACCACAAATCAACCACTACTAAAATAAAAAATATATTATCATTGATATATGTTAATAAAATATATTTATCTTACCATAAATCAACCACATAAAATGTTAATAAATTTTACATAAAAAATCAAAAAACCCATATAATTTAGAATATAATTTTTTTTTTAACTATTTATATTAAAATACGGAGGAAGTATAATAAAACGTAAATGATAGTATTGGGTTTCTCTTTATTACTTTCCTTCCCAGGCCCACTAAAAGCTCATTCTAGGACTTATCATTTTTTTCCGATGCTATTTGTTTTTTTATGTCATCTGGCAAAAAACTCGAATTCTAAAAATCAAACTGATCTCAATCCGAATAAATAGTATCTAATCCAAACCGAAATTGATTAAATATCTGAATTATTCAAAATTTTGGTATTTGAAGAACTAAAATCTAATCTGATCTGAACCAAACTATTTTGGGTATCCAAAATAGATTTATATACTTATATATATTAATTATTTTAAAATTTAATATATATATACATATATAAACATCCAGAATATATATGATACTTTAAAGTTCGTTTAAATACTTGAAAATATATACAAATAATCAAACATAAATATCTAAAATAGTTAAAATATACTCAAAACTCCAAAAATACTTAAATAATTATTAATTCGCTATCCAGATATTTAAACCAAACCAATTTAAATTGCTTATCCAAATCCAAATCCGAACCGAATCCTCAAAGATCTGAATCGAACAAGAAATCCCAAAAGACCCGAAAACAAACCCGAACGCCAACCCCTAATCACTATTATATATCATATATGTGTCATCATAGGTTACAAAAATATGTGTTATCATATAATTAATCGTATTTTATACGTACCATCAAATAAGTTTTCTTATAATTAATAATATTTTATACGTACAATCATATAAATAATCACATATATTATATTTTCAAATTTCAATGTGAAATATAAAAATCATAATTTAATTTGGTGTTTGAAATTGGGCTTTGCATTGTATTTTTCTTATATATATCGAAAATATTTTTATAATGGTTATTGGAAAATATGTTAGTAAAAATCAAATTTTGAATATATGTATATTTTTGAATGAATTTTTGATATAAATCAATTTTAAATTATTATTTTGATTTGAATATGTATATCAAGTAACATAAACATATTACTTTTTAATATAATGTAATTAACTTTCAATTTTTTTAATAGTATAAGCTCATTTTTTTTCTAACTTACTCTTATCCATGTTTCCAAACAACGCTATTTTTTTTAAATTTCTACCTACGTTGTCACAAAATCTTAAAATAATCTATACTATTAAAAGAGAATTACAAAAATAAAATACCCCTTAATTTTTTAACTTATTTACAATGACATGCCACTGAAGTTATTAATTAACTTATATTTTGTGATTCTTTGTCTTTTCTTCTTTAATTAATGTATTTCCAAAATCAAATTCTAACTAAAAATTTATGGCAACAATAATTAATAAACCTAAGTTTTTGTATTCTTTGTCTTTCACTATTATTTTATATATGTGTGTTTGGAAATGATTAATTCCATATATAAATTTCATAATTAAATACATACATTATACGATAACTATTTTACTAATTCGAAAAATACATAATATATAGTATATACAACAATTTTACTATACATTATTATAAAATTTTAATCCATAAATAGTATATACAAAAACATTATTATATATTATCATAAAATTTGTATCCATAAAAAAAATACATTTGTTCGGATATACAGATCATATTCTAAAAATATTGATCATACAATTGATGGTTTACAGGATAAAATAAAATTACTCAATATAAACAATAAAATTATTGTGTTTCGAAATGTCATATTAAACAACTATTTGAACGGATAAATTTTAAAATATATATTATAACTAATACAAAAAAAATATTTATAAAAAATAAAAATAAACATCCGCGCAGGCGCTTGGATCAAGTTCTAGTTTATCTTATTAAAGTAGAAGTGCCTTTAGGAAGGGTTTGAAAACATGGGTAGCAGTAAAAAAAATAAAACATTGTTTGGAAACATGGATAACAATATATTAAGAATAAAAAAGTTATGGACTTATGTTATTAAAAAAAATCGAAAATCCATATATTATAAGAAACTATATATTCAGGTCAGTTTTAAAATATACGAAAATAACACAATCTAATTACCTAAAAATATCTTTTAAAAATATAATATATATGATTATTTATATGATGGTACATATAAAATGTTATTAATTATACGATTATTTATACAATGGTAAATATAAAACACGATTAATTATATGATGACATATATATGATATATAATAGTGACTTGAAAAATAAATAGCAACATATTTTTGAAAAAATAATATATGAAATATTATATTATACTTATAAAAAAAATAAAATAGCATTTACTAGAAAATAATAACATAACTCTGTCTACATACAATATATATATATAAAAAAAAGATAAAGCAAACATGGGTGCGCGGGTGCAATGGTTAAAATCTAGTTCTACATAGATATTGAAGTTTGAAAAATGTTTTATCAAATGGATGAAAGAAAATGTTGACAAAAGATAAATTCATCACTAACTGACGTCGTTGTGGTTCCGCCGCAAGAGTGGTTGCGTTTGACCAAATAAAGTTTTCTGTCAAGATGAGCGTGGTATGCACGCGATGACGATGATGCAACATGATGAGGGGATGGGATAAAAGGGTATAGGAAAATCTGGACTCTTGAAAAATATCGTTCATCAAACCCTAGAAAAAAAAATTAGAAATCGGTTTTCAACCTCTCTCTCTCTCTCTCTCGCGTGATAAAACATGACGGAGTCCAGTGACGCCGGAGCTTCCATGGCTAGTAAGATCGGAAACTTACGGCTGGCCAGTGACATCGATTTTAATGACCACATCGACCTCTCTGGGAAACCCTGCAGGGTATATTTCGATTTCCCTCATCTCATCTCTGTCTCTCTCTTGTTAACCATATATATATATGATTCCAAATCTCGATCTTGTGTATATGTACTTGATTTTGGATTCTGTGGCGTGGATCCGTAATCAGATTGTTCTTGGGTAGAAAATTATGATCAATTTCCTTACCGTTTTTTTTTTCGTCTAATTTAAGATCAAAATTTTTATTAATTTTAGTTTCCATGAACTCTTCAGGTTATTGATCTCTACACGAAGAGAGGCCTTTGTCACTTACACACCATAAATATATTAACTGGCTACTTCGTGCGGAGAATTGTTCCCATTTCCACAGAGTTTGTTGTACGTCACAAATCTGTCTCTCTCTCTCTCTGAATATATTAATATAATCCTCATACATATTTGTCTATTCTCTCAGATTCCAGATGTGAGCCGTGATCTTTACCAGTTGACTGGTATCTCCTACAAGGATGATTCTGTATGTCTTCTTCTTACTCACTCATGTCAATCCGCTTCTTTTTTTTTTTTTTTTTTTGTCTTCCAACTTGATTCCCTGCCCATTTCAGATTACCCTTCTGCATCATAGCGGCGCCTACACTAGGGATGATATCTTTCTTCCCGAGAACGAGAACCTCAGGACCATGGTTAATTTTCTACCTTTTCCTTCAAACACACGGCATATATGACTACTGATTATCACTGTTTTTTTTTTTTTTTTTTTTTTTTTTTTTCTCAAATTGCAGATGGTTGATGGATTCAACGATGATAAGAGGGTTATTGTGGGTATCGTGACTTCATTGGGGCAGGATGCCGTCTATGCCGTCGATGTCTACCAGGCCGGTTCAGCAAATGACATTGATTTTGTGGCCAAAAATGTTGGCTTCTAAGAAGGAACTAGGCCCTAATTGTCTTGCCATGGGCACTGTGCCAGACATTTACTGAACCCCAACCCTGATAATAAATCTTTGGTTATCTCAGTATTGTAACAACAACACTAAAAAGAAAAAAAACCTTATGTAGTTGCGCTTGTGTGTTGTTGTTTTATTTCTCTTATAAAAAGATATTTTATTAGAGTGTTGGTTATTTTGGTTAACAAAATTAATGTTCCTTAAGATCAAGGACCTAAAGCTAAAGAGGTTTACACCAAACCCCACATCAAAATGATCTACTGTGACAGACCGTATCACCTCCATGTTCCCGTAGGATCCAGGCTGCACCACTCAGGTGCAAGGTTTCTGACCATAAGGACGCTACAGTACACTTGGTCAGACCAGGTGGAGGGCTGGCTAACCCAACCGAGCGTCCTCTGTACCTCTGATGTTGGTCTCACCATCCCCCGAAGCACTAAAGCGAAACCATATATCCGCTTCCTCCAGTGCCTTCTCCTGGATCCTTTGCGGACTGAGCCGTGTCTTTTCAAAGCATAGAAGGTGATATGAGCAGTTAATTCAAAGGGGGTAGATGGTCATTGACGCTTGACTAGATAAGAGAAAGTAGCATAAAGTAATCATGGTCTAGTTACTCTGTCTTTCATGCTTTATCTATATATTAGAGGAGAGATTGGAAGAGGAGGGGTATCGAGTGATTGAGTGAGGAAATAGATGAGAGAGCGATCTTCTGAGATGATCTTAGTGAGAGAGATCGTGATCAGACCCTTTGTATTCACTCTTTTATTGAATAAGAACTTGTTTCATCTTTGATTATCAGCATCGTAAATCGTAACAGAAGGTTCCCTGCTTTCCAAACGTGCCATAGGATCCAAAGGAATTTTCTTTTCTTAGTATCATTTGACGCTTTGTTTCTGCTACAAGTAACGAGATAATGGAGATTCAGGAATGTTCTATTACTTGAAAGGCCATGACGAGGAAGAGGAAGGCCGCCTAGGAGCTGCCAGACATCTTTAGCCACAGAGCAGTGGAACAAAACGTGGCAGATAGTCTCAGACCTATATCCACATACATGCCTCGTGATCTTAGACGTACATTAACCGCCAAAGGCACCAGATAGTGCTCTCCAAAGGAAGTGCTTGATTTTAGGCGAAGTTTTAGTTTTCCACAAGTCAGATCATAGCTTCTTTTCTACAGGAGGCAATGTAGGACTGTCTGCTGCATCATTCAAGGTACTTTCCAAGAATTGATATCCTCTTTGTGAAGTATAGAAGATGCCACTTCCTCAGTGGTAAGCAACGAATAGATAGGATACAGTCAACATTTAGACTGAATCTTTTGATTCTGGTAAATCCCCTAAGTTCGTCCTTCCTCATCTTTGATTCGTTTTTTTTATTCTTTTCATTGTAACTACTACTCAATATCAGTTTATTTTTAATATCATTCACGAGAGTTTTTTCATCATAATTCTTGTACTGATGAATGCAATATTTCAATTTTGCAAAGTATTTTCCAGATATTAACAAACCCACGCTGACTTTGCACAATTCTTCTTCTTCTTCTTGTGCATTTCTTGTGGTACTTTATGTCCAGACTGTGGCATAATTCTTCTTCTTGTGCCAATCAGCCCTACGATCACATAAAGTATATAGTATGAAGTTTTTATTTAAACATCAAAACATTTTGACGTCTGCCTCTTCTTTGGTCAGGCTTGTCTCTACTTTATGTTGGAATTTGATTCGCCACAACACTGAGAGTTTCCTCTTTTTGTTGCACAGCCTCTGCTTTCTCCTCTTAGGCAGTGTTAGTGTATTTAAACATTTGGCAAGAAGATTTCACCAGAATACATTAGGCAATTGTAGAATCCTCATTATCGACATTAGCCTCTGTTGGCTCCTTGACCAAGAGTGGTCGCAGGCATTGAAGACATCAATTCATAAGCACAAGAAATTCTGAGGCAGCTAAGAGTGTTCGCGGGCAGAAACACACATAAAACAACCCGGGGGCACTTGTTACAACATGAAATTAATCAAATGCAAAACTCTATCGTCAAATTAAATACCAAATCTTGTCTTACTTGAATCTTATCTCCAAAGAGAACAAAATGTATAAACCCAAATCTGAGTCAATTAGATCACGTTTAGCACCAACAAACTTATGATTCCAACTCAAACAATGCATAAGTTTTTTACTCTAGGCTACTACTATTATATTTAGAAACTTCCTATTACAATGAAAACAATCTTCACTTTGCTCTCACCGTTCACATTTCTCACCTCATTCAGCTTGAGTCTCCCCATATCTCTTATGATGTCTTTTTGAAAAACATGTTGAACTTAGATTCAGATCTTAAGTTGTTGGAAATGATATTGTGCACTACCATCAGCAATTCTGGGAAGCAAAATAGCTATGAAATCCATCTGGCATGTCTCCCATAACCGTCTGAGAAACCATAATGAAAAATCAATTAGATTATGCTAGAGAAAAAAAAAACAGATTTGAAAGATTTGTTTACGAGGAAATACCTGAATAGAAACTATACTCCCCTTTATATCTATCATGATATCAGAGTAGTGACATTTACAATTCCTGAAGAAACGCACCAATTCCCCAAAATCGTTGTCCCTGTACTTACTTCTCATTGAATTCAAGACATTTCCATCTACCTGGCTGACCCATTTCTTAGCCAATGCAGTCGTTATCTTTCTTTCAGTGGCTGTAAGATTTTGCAGAAAGGCTGGTACAGCAGTGAAATGGTCACTAGCCTCAACAATTAATTGAATCTTTTTATCTGTGCTCCAAAATATTGGATGTTTAAGCACTTCAGATGCACTAGGACTGCAACAATGAAGATAATGTACATTAGAGATTAGCCTTGTTGAAATGATTTTGAATCAAAATAAGAAAATGATGTTACCGTGATTCAGGATTAGAGTTCAGCAAACCTCTAACGAGTTGCTTAGCTTCTGGCAGATGATTTATTTCCGATAAACTTGGTTGGTTACTAGCAATGTGTTTAACACAATTCTTCTCATCTCCAAAAGGATGAAGACCACCGGAGAGTGAATAAAAGAGAATACACCCAAAGCTGAACATATCTAATGCATAGGTAACTGACTTGTCGACTGGTCGCCAACCTAAATTACTAGAACCTGAAAAGAGTTTGAAAATCATATTCCATAAGCATATAATCACAAATACAATACAACCAAAAGAGATAGTATACCAACTATTCAACTATGATCTCTTGTATTAATTTTGTGTCAAAAGATCATTCACTCTAACTTACTCGATAGAAAAGTACTAGACACCAACTCCTCTGAGATTAAAATGATGTCACCCAACCGTGACAA is a genomic window containing:
- the LOC106303057 gene encoding serine/threonine-protein kinase/endoribonuclease IRE1a-like gives rise to the protein MNLVKRNEDKGEETIGDLKLSLDTQLGSKSSKVFLGRFKNRDVAAKRSLIIKKGSSNLGWRPVDKSVTYALDMFSFGCILFYSLSGGLHPFGDEKNCVKHIASNQPSLSEINHLPEAKQLVRGLLNSNPESRPSASEVLKHPIFWSTDKKIQLIVEASDHFTAVPAFLQNLTATERKITTALAKKWVSQVDGNVLNSMRSKYRDNDFGELVRFFRNCKCHYSDIMIDIKGSIVSIQTVMGDMPDGFHSYFASQNC
- the LOC106303980 gene encoding eukaryotic translation initiation factor 5A-1-like gives rise to the protein MTESSDAGASMASKIGNLRLASDIDFNDHIDLSGKPCRVIDLYTKRGLCHLHTINILTGYFVRRIVPISTEFVIPDVSRDLYQLTGISYKDDSITLLHHSGAYTRDDIFLPENENLRTMMVDGFNDDKRVIVGIVTSLGQDAVYAVDVYQAGSANDIDFVAKNVGF